AGGATGAAGGGTAGGGCTGGTTGTGGTGAGGACAGGGTCAGTGGAGTAGACAGGAGCAGGGAGCTGGTTCTGGGGAGAAGGAGAAACTGTCAGGGTGGCTGTACCACCCTCCTCTTGCCCTGCCTATTCTGCAGTGGAAAGTGGGGGCACCTCACCTGTGGGGCCGGGGGCAGCACCAGGAGCCGGAGGAAGGCATGGGTTGGGGGCACTGTGCTGGCTTCTCGATCTGTCGCAGTCACAGTCACCATCACCACAGAGTCCGGGGCAGCTGAGTCTGGGACCTCCAGCCACAGGCGCCCCCAGGCAGACTCATTCTGTTCTAGGCTAACCCTGGAGAGTAGTGACATGGACTGACATCAGGCTGAAGCCCCAGGCTCCAAATAGCTGAGAGCCAAgcacaggcagggagaggagcaaGGAATCTGAGCACCAATCTGAAAGGGCAGGAGGCAAGGCTTAACGAGGTATACCAGAGCCTGAAACCTGGGAATAGAAAGATGAGTCCCAAAGGGAGCAGGAGGATTCAGGGGATTCACCTGGAGAGGTTGGAGGTGAGAGTGAAGCTGGGGTTGACAGATGTCCTAAGATCAAGATCCCGAGGGCCTGAGAAACTGGCAATGTGGAGGCTGAGCGGGGCCTTGGTTCCCGGCGCCAGGAGACTTGGGGGACCGCTGAGCTGTAGAGGAGGGCCAGTCAGGGGAGGGGCAGGTCCTATTCTCTCCAGCCCTGGCCACACCTTCCATTGGCTTCTCACCTCCAGAAGGACAGGAACTACAGCACAGGGCTGGGGGGCTGCCCGGTGTAGGCCCTGCCCCGCTCCATCCTGGCCAATAATCTCCAGAGAAAAGGGTCCCGCAGTGGACAGAAGTGTGGGCGGTAGAGAGGCAGCAAAGAGACCTCGCTCCTGGGGTCCCACGGGCTCCAAAGGCACCTGGCCCAGCTCAGCACCCTGCGGGACTCCTCGAAGGACAACATGGGAGAAATGTGGCAGAGGATCTCCAGGGTGTCCTCTGGAGCCCAGCCCTGTCACTTCGACCAGCAGTTGGGTCTGGAGACCTGGGAcagggatggggggggggggggggagaacaGTGATCTGCATGAGGTTTGGAGACAAGGAGAAAAGGATGAGCAGCTTTGAATAGGGGTTGGTTCTGGGGAGTATGGATGGGGAGGGCCTGGAGTGGGTTCTGGGATGCGAAATGTTCTACAGCTTGAACTGAGTGATGGTTACATGGGTGTATTATATAGAATCCACCCACCTGAACACTTAAATTTGGTGGAccttattaaatgtttattgtaattcactaaagtttatatatatataaacaagttaGGGATGCGGGTAGATGTACCTGCAACTGGTTGAGTCAGGGGGTAGAGGCCAGGGTGGGGTCCATCCTCCTTGGGGATCCCAAAGTGGAAGAGGAAGTCCAGGGAGGTCTGGGCTGAGGGAGGGCAAAGGCAGTCAGAGACCCTCCCGAGATGGTTGTGACTGATGTTGCTCTCTGAGCTCGgcagtcttcctttcttttcccagaaGTATCTCCCTCCTTACCTTGCACTCTTACCCGGGGGATGCCCTTGGCTGTGACCTGGATCTCCCAGGTTCCTGTCTGCAAGGGGTCATTCATGGTCACCATCCAGAACTGCCCGAAGCGGCGAGTGTGACCTAGAGGCCCGTCACCTTCCTCCTGGCCCTGGGAGACTCCTGAGTGGGTGTTGGGGATAAGAGATTGTCACATGAGAATTCCCCTCATTCTCCAATCTCcattcttccctctgccttgagAAACACACGTGGAAGTACCTGCAGGATTCCTGATCCAGAAACTGCTGACTTCCCCGTGGATCCGGACTGTGACCCTCTGGAGCCGCCCATCCACACTGAACACAAGTGGCCTCTCAGGCACAACAACAGAAGGCTCCAGGGGCAGGGTCACCTTGAGGGAGCAGGGCCgaaaaatggggagaagataAGACATGGGATGAGggggaaacaaagaagaaagaaaggtagaGACAAACTAAATAACACATAGAGAAGGGATACCACTGAGGGAGGAAGGACCAGGGTTGAAGCTATGGTCAATGACAAAGTTGAAGGAAAGGGACTAAGGATGATGCAACCATTTCTTGCCCCCCTTAAAAGATGGCAGGACTTCTAGGGTAGCCATGAGGACAGAACACTAGAGGCCATGACTAGGGGGGAGATGGAAGTACTAATACAGTAGTGTAGAAGTTTGTAGCCATGGATCTCAGAGGGAGAGAAACTTCCTTTCCCACCCTTCTGCCTAGAATGGCAAATCAGCAATGGGAGCCATTCTCctacaagaaagagaaatgcagtGTCACCCATCCCCTCAGTCCTGAGTTGAGTCCACTGATCTGTCTGGCCCCTACCCTTACCAGGTCAGCTATGCTGTCCCCAACAATGGCTGCCACATCCCGAATATACTGGTCTTTGGTGAAGATCACTTCTCCTCCTGAGGCCAGGGCCACTGCTTCATATGGCTCAAAACGCAGAGGGGACAAGACCTCACGTCGAGCTCGGCCATGAAACCTAGATGGGTCTTCAGTCACCAGGAATGTGACCTGTGTCCGGAAGAGAGGCCAGTACTTGAGGTTTCTATGTGCCATCTAACATTGTAAACAAAGGTCTCCTGTGCTCAAGCTTTCTACAGAGCTGATGATTGGTGATAAATTCTCTGTCTACCCTCTGGCTGCTACAGCAGGGTCTTCTAATGACACAACGCCTGGCCTTCAGTTAGAAGTTGCCACTCTCTGTAACTGTCACCATATGTCATCCATATAGTGGATTGTTGGCAACCAGATCTCCAGTTCTTCAACTGGTTTACTGGGGGCAGGTTCAAATACAAATTCAGTATCATTAATGGTAGGGTCTCCCACTCTTTAGTACTGTTAAAGGGATTGGGAAATGTTATACTAATGGTCCACTTCTCCCCACGTAAGCCAAGTCTAGTTTAACCACCATAGTGTGGGTGTGACCCTTATTATGAGAGTGTTGTCCTAGGATTTCTCACATCCCTGGGTGGCTAACACTGAGTCTCCCCCCAGCTATGCTCACTCTGCAACGCCGCTCCTGAGTCAGGGCTTCCACCCGGTTGGTGAGAAAGGCATCCTTGGGGGAGGCATCAGTGAAGACAAAGATGTCTGAGAGTGGAGGTGTATGTAGCAAGGCCAGCTGGCAGGGAGGTAAAAgactgatgttaaaaaaaaatggtggcagTAGGGGAATGGGTAGAGCAAGGGAGGGCAGAGTAGAAGGCAGTCGGGCCCTGGAACCTGGAGTGAAGCTAGTGGGATTAGGCTCTGAAAATGAGCTGAGGGTGGGGTCCCAGGGAAGCTCTAGCTCCCCTGATGGTGGGGcctggaaaggaggggagaagaagggaCAGGGTAGGGAGGGCAGACCTCCAGAGCTGACAGGCACATCTCGGGCTCGTCTCCACCTCCCAAGGCATGTAACTCATTGAGTTGTTTCCAGAAACTGTCAGGGTCACTGGTTGTAAAGACAGGACCAAaccctggggaaggagaaaggagattgAAATGAGTGAGAAGAGatctcccctcactcccacccagGGCCATCTCCCCAGTCAAGAGGTCCACTGTGTTCCTTGGGTGGACAAATATTGAGATAACAATATTctgttatatttatacacacaggGTAGGACAAGGTAGGGGCTAGGTACCTCTGATGGGAAAGTGGACCTCGTTTCCTCACAAAATGGTGGCACTTCCTGTGATCCTGAGTGGGCCTTTTTGGGTATATGTATAAGTATAAAAAAACAACTacggcagcaacatggatggacctagagattatcatactaagtgaagtaaatcagagaaagacaaatgtcatgtatcacttatatgtggaatctaaaagaatgatacacatgaacttatttacaaaacagaaatagactcacagacatagaaaacaaacttatggttaccaaaggggaaaggaggagggagggataaattaggagtttgagattaacagttacacactactacatataaaacagataaactacaaggacctactatatagcacaaggagctatattcaatatcttgtaataacctataatggaaaagaatatatataactgaatcacttcactgtacacctgaaacattgtaaatcaattacagtttgattaagaaaaaaataaaactagggcctcagtttctttcttttttttttttttttaacttttttattgatttataatcattttacaatgttgtgtcagggcctcagtttcttcacggaaaagccagagaaataatagtatttacctcAGACAGGGTTATTGGGATGACTGAATTGATTTTGTAAATCTAAGAACAGTGCtttgacacacagtaggtgctaaatTCTTACTTATTAATTTACTCACACCTTCATCTAATATGTGATAAGCCTCTACCGAATGTCAGCTACTATGAGATTTATACATGCAAATCAGGCTCAAACTCTGCCCTTAGGGGATTCTCAGTCCAAATTTTATTTGATGAACATTTCAACTATGGGAGTTAGGCAGGATAAGGCAAGTACTGATGCATTTTATGGAAGATGAAATTGAGAAAAGAGAGGTTAAACAATCAGcctaaggacacacagcaagACTGGTCGACTCAGGTCAAGTGATCTGACTTCCAGTTCAGCAGGGAAAGGAATATGATGTAACTAGCTGACTCAGACATTTCACAAAGGCCTGGACCCGCCAGCACCCCCATCTTCATCCCAACCTCTGTCTACAGGAAGTGGAGAGAATTGAAAATGACTTATTAGAATGGAAGCCTAAGAAAGCAGAGGCCACCTGTCTAAGCATGTATCATGACTAAACTCATGTGGAAAGTGCTGTCATTTTGGAAATAGTGGAAGAAGTGGCCCATTGTTTCCTGTATGCACACAGGTACCAGTACAGGCTCACCCAGGACTACAGAAAGTGCCTCCATTTTACTACAGAAATGAAGTCATGAGGGCACTTTCCTACCAGTGGCATTTACCCCTCACCCTGGACTTCAGTCCACTACCCCAGCCATATCACAGTTACCTGGGTCATGGAAAGGCACCAGGACGTAGTGGCTGGGCTCCATGGGGCTTCCCAGCCGCTGCTCCACAATGCGGCGAGCCTGGATTTTGGCAGCGTTGATCTCCTCACCCATGCTGCCCGTGGTATCCAGGACAAAGCTCAGGCTAGAGGCTGGGGTGATGTCCAGCAGCCTGGGAAGCAGGCCAGAGATACAGTGAAGGGTCTGCACATTTGTCCCCAGCCCCTCGTTTCTTAGCTCTGGAGCACCTACCTATTAAGGAGTCCATCTCCAGAAGGCCACTCACCTGGAGAAACCCCTGTCTCCCAGGCGGCTTCGCAGGAGGCTGAAGGCCTGGATGGAGGCCAGGAGGGCCAGTTTTGCAGCCTGGAGGTGCAGCATGTGGTGGGGGGAGAAGCCTGGGGATGTGCTATCCTTGTTGATGCCTCCTCGTGGTGGCTGGGAGCTGCTCTGGTCAAAATGGCCCCCGTGGCTACATTTCCCTGGGTTGGGGAAAGGAATCTGGAGGGTGGAGGTAAAAAGCCCACTGCCTCCTAAGAAAATGAGACCCTTCCTGACCTGGCCTGACCCTCTCATTTCTCAGCAAAGGATCAGCAGAAAATTTTGTAGAGGGCAAATCTGGAGTTAATCTGGAATAGGCAATCATCACAGCACAAGGTGAATCCCCTAGTCCCTCCAATCAGTCCCCAAAAGCTGCCTTCGGGCAATGGAGAAGTTTTATCAACTGAGTAAGAAGCTGCTCCCCAACCCCAACAATCATGGCCACCTCAGTGGGCCTTCATCCGCCCACCTCCTTCCCAACCTCCTCTCCTTTCAGGAAGTGATGCCACAGGAAACAGGACAAGGGCCTACAGAACTGAGATCCCTAGGAAGTGACTTTCTCTCCTTACTTCTGGAGGCTTTCCAGTCTGGTACCTGGAGGTTTGGAAGGATGAGTTCCAAAGTAGCCAGAGGTGAGGAGTGTGAAGCCCAGCAAATTCCCAGGGCAGCTCAACTCCTCACAGTCGGAGCAGGTAGGATCGTCCACTGGGAAGAGAGGGCAGGGGTCTGGTACTCAGGATTCTGTTGCCCCTGACCTTTATCCCTGTCCACCCAAACTTCTTCAACTCTTCCTCCCAACTGGAACAAGGTGGAAGCCCATAGGTACCCGTCAAAGCTACCCTTCTAGGCTTTCTGAACTAAAACCTGGAATTCATGGGCCAGCAATGAGACTCAATATTTGAGACTGGGACTGGGCTAGAAAACCCAGAAGTGTGGGGACCAATCCTAAAGGGAGTGTACCCTCTGTGAGCTTGTGAAGTGAACTTGTAATAGGCAGGAGGTACCTTCCAGGTCATAGTTCAGTTGGAAGGATGAAGGGACAGTGAGAAAGCCCCATGTGATCCAGTGAGGGGAGGAAGCCACATGGATGACAGAGAACTCCCTGAGGCGTAGACCTGGTGCTGGCTCTGTCCTTCcccgtgtgaccttggggaagtggCCTTTGGTTGAACTGAGGGACCTCACAGGTGGTTCCAGAGATGAAGTGATGTCACAGCCTATGTGACCTTAGGATATGACATGGTGGCTGGATGGGCTGAGAGGAGGTGACTCCGTGGGCTCCCCCTCACCCCCGGGGTCATGGCCGCACCttgtgccaggctctggagcTCCTGCCTTGGCCAGAGGAGTTGAGGATGTGGCTGCTGCCTTCCCATTTCCACCCAGTTGCTGTGACTGTAGAAATCCTGGTcccaagggaaaggaagagaaggggaacaAGGTGCTAGTCTGACTGGTCGCACCATCTCCAGCCCTAACTCCCCACTCCTTCCAGTTGCCCACCCTGAAAGCCTTCTACCCTACCACTCCTTCAGACGCCCCAAGTCCCCTCCACTGCTCTCTCCCTTGCCCAGGATAGAGCTTCACTGACGTGGGAGTCTCCCGGTGTTTCTTCCTATCCCACTGCGTCCAACCAAAGGCCTTTCAGTGGCCTGCATGGCCCACCTCAACCTGAGCACTGTCCTCTCACTCACTTGTCTCCATCTGCAATGGCCTCCTGGCTGTTGCCAGGGGATGTGCTGCCAGTTTGGAGGTGGGGACTAGGGAATCGCCCCAGGACATTGGCAAGCAGCACCCAGGCCCTTCTTGAGTAGGGTAGGCTTGACTAAGAGGGCACCATTGGGGAGTAGGGAAGACTGGAAGCAAAGACCCCTCTGACCATTACCCCAGCCCTGTTCTCACCTGCAAGGCATGAAGTGCAGCCCCAAGGCGCTGACGGGCCAGGCTGTGGTCAAGGGCCCTGGCTGCCACCAGCGTCTCCTGTAGAGCCCCCACCAGGCGTGTGCGTCCCTGGCCTAGCCGCTCGGCATCAAAGTGCAGGTCAGGGTCATTCCTGGAAGTTGGCAGGAAGTCCTGGGCGGCATTGGCTCGAGACACCTCACCTAAGGCTGCTCGGAACCGCCGAGAGGGAGACCCAGGTCCAAAGTAGGCAGCAAAGAGGTCATCAGCCAGGAGGGTGCGGCCCTGGGAGAGTGGTAGGGGATAGGGGTTCCAGGGAAGCCCCTTGAATAGGACCACTGCCCACGTTTCCTCAGCACTGGCACTCAGGCTGGGTATGGAAGGATTTGAGGGTACTGGGCCCTAGAGGAAGGGGGACTCCTGGGTTTTAAGCCCAGGACTCCTGGGTATTGTTGCtactgggaggagaggaggggatgcagggagcggggagagggaggTCCCTTCTCTCAGCAGGCAGGGCCCTTAAGGAGTAGAGTTCCCTGGGAATGGGGGAATCCGGCTGGGATTTGATGGGACCCAGGGAGGCTCACCAGGAAGTCCTCAAGAAGAAGAGGGGGCCGACCTGGTGGCGGCTGCTCCAGGAAGAGCTGCAGGGTGACGTTGAGAGCCGCCTCCTCAGTCAGGTCCTGGTGGGTGATGGAGCCGGGGGCAGCCAGGAGACTCCAAACATTGGGGAAGAAGGCAGATGCCGGGGGCAGCAgtagctgcagcagcagcagcactgagGGGCCCAGGTGGGATAGGGGCACGTCCGCAGGGAGCATAGCTGAGACATGGACCTGGGGGACAGAAGGCTCTcaagggaggagaaggcagcagcAATTCCAGGGCAAGCCTGGCACTGTTTGTCTCCATGGGCACCTGCTTTGTTCCCTTTTTCCGCTTTGCCTCAAGTACCTTATCTGCTCCAGCTGGCTTCCCCGCCCTCTCCCTTCACTCA
The Camelus ferus isolate YT-003-E chromosome 20, BCGSAC_Cfer_1.0, whole genome shotgun sequence genome window above contains:
- the VWA7 gene encoding von Willebrand factor A domain-containing protein 7 isoform X1, whose amino-acid sequence is MLPADVPLSHLGPSVLLLLQLLLPPASAFFPNVWSLLAAPGSITHQDLTEEAALNVTLQLFLEQPPPGRPPLLLEDFLGRTLLADDLFAAYFGPGSPSRRFRAALGEVSRANAAQDFLPTSRNDPDLHFDAERLGQGRTRLVGALQETLVAARALDHSLARQRLGAALHALQDFYSHSNWVEMGRQQPHPQLLWPRQELQSLAQVDDPTCSDCEELSCPGNLLGFTLLTSGYFGTHPSKPPGKCSHGGHFDQSSSQPPRGGINKDSTSPGFSPHHMLHLQAAKLALLASIQAFSLLRSRLGDRGFSRLLDITPASSLSFVLDTTGSMGEEINAAKIQARRIVEQRLGSPMEPSHYVLVPFHDPGFGPVFTTSDPDSFWKQLNELHALGGGDEPEMCLSALELALLHTPPLSDIFVFTDASPKDAFLTNRVEALTQERRCRVTFLVTEDPSRFHGRARREVLSPLRFEPYEAVALASGGEVIFTKDQYIRDVAAIVGDSIADLVTLPLEPSVVVPERPLVFSVDGRLQRVTVRIHGEVSSFWIRNPAGVSQGQEEGDGPLGHTRRFGQFWMVTMNDPLQTGTWEIQVTAKGIPRVRVQAQTSLDFLFHFGIPKEDGPHPGLYPLTQPVAGLQTQLLVEVTGLGSRGHPGDPLPHFSHVVLRGVPQGAELGQVPLEPVGPQERGLFAASLPPTLLSTAGPFSLEIIGQDGAGQGLHRAAPQPCAVVPVLLELSGPPSLLAPGTKAPLSLHIASFSGPRDLDLRTSVNPSFTLTSNLSRVSLEQNESAWGRLWLEVPDSAAPDSVVMVTVTATDREASTVPPTHAFLRLLVLPPAPQNQLPAPVYSTDPVLTTTSPTLHPSTSVTRGGAGGGLVGNPWWGTVGGALILLGLASC
- the VWA7 gene encoding von Willebrand factor A domain-containing protein 7 isoform X2, whose translation is MLPADVPLSHLGPSVLLLLQLLLPPASAFFPNVWSLLAAPGSITHQDLTEEAALNVTLQLFLEQPPPGRPPLLLEDFLGRTLLADDLFAAYFGPGSPSRRFRAALGEVSRANAAQDFLPTSRNDPDLHFDAERLGQGRTRLVGALQETLVAARALDHSLARQRLGAALHALQDFYSHSNWVEMGRQQPHPQLLWPRQELQSLAQVDDPTCSDCEELSCPGNLLGFTLLTSGYFGTHPSKPPGKCSHGGHFDQSSSQPPRGGINKDSTSPGFSPHHMLHLQAAKLALLASIQAFSLLRSRLGDRGFSRLLDITPASSLSFVLDTTGSMGEEINAAKIQARRIVEQRLGSPMEPSHYVLVPFHDPGFGPVFTTSDPDSFWKQLNELHALGGGDEPEMCLSALELALLHTPPLSDIFVFTDASPKDAFLTNRVEALTQERRCRVTFLVTEDPSRFHGRARREVLSPLRFEPYEAVALASGGEVIFTKDQYIRDVAAIVGDSIADLVTLPLEPSVVVPERPLVFSVDGRLQRVTVRIHGEVSSFWIRNPAGVSQGQEEGDGPLGHTRRFGQFWMVTMNDPLQTGTWEIQVTAKGIPRVRVQAQTSLDFLFHFGIPKEDGPHPGLYPLTQPVAGVPQGAELGQVPLEPVGPQERGLFAASLPPTLLSTAGPFSLEIIGQDGAGQGLHRAAPQPCAVVPVLLELSGPPSLLAPGTKAPLSLHIASFSGPRDLDLRTSVNPSFTLTSNLSRVSLEQNESAWGRLWLEVPDSAAPDSVVMVTVTATDREASTVPPTHAFLRLLVLPPAPQNQLPAPVYSTDPVLTTTSPTLHPSTSVTRGGAGGGLVGNPWWGTVGGALILLGLASC